A window of the Syntrophothermus lipocalidus DSM 12680 genome harbors these coding sequences:
- a CDS encoding ATP-binding protein, whose protein sequence is MTAALLDRITHNAHILITNGESYRLKQTLKRRRESNPE, encoded by the coding sequence ATGACTGCGGCCCTTTTGGACCGGATAACCCATAATGCTCACATCCTGATCACCAACGGAGAAAGCTACCGGCTCAAGCAGACTTTGAAAAGACGCCGCGAGTCAAACCCTGAATAA
- a CDS encoding ATP-binding protein produces the protein MIADQQECRLNWLEKQYSAYHLVVIDGLSYVPFSRTVLELLFQLCSSKHDRGSLIITTNLELLKRTDVFLDEQMTAVLLDRLTHKAHILNINGESYRFKQALARRTIPH, from the coding sequence TTGATAGCGGACCAGCAGGAATGCAGGCTAAACTGGCTGGAAAAACAGTACTCGGCATACCATCTGGTAGTCATTGACGGGCTTAGCTATGTACCATTCAGCAGGACAGTTCTTGAACTGCTGTTTCAGTTGTGCTCATCCAAACATGATAGGGGTAGCTTGATTATTACCACTAATCTTGAATTACTAAAACGGACGGATGTGTTTTTAGACGAGCAAATGACGGCGGTATTGCTGGACAGGCTAACTCACAAGGCCCACATTTTGAACATCAATGGTGAGAGTTATCGGTTTAAACAGGCTCTTGCCAGGCGGACAATACCTCATTGA
- a CDS encoding ABC transporter ATP-binding protein — translation MLSVEGVSKVFLAGGRQVVALEDINLGIEPQEFAVIVGPSGCGKTTLLRMVAGLEKPTSGTITLHGRPISGPGADRGMVFQAYTLFPWLTVEDNVAFGPRLRRIPEKQVESIVDHYLQVTGLLEFRRLYPKALSGGMKQRVAIARAMANEPDILLMDEPFGALDAQTRVVMQELLLRVWEEDHKTVLFITHDIDEAIFLADTIHVMTRQPGTIKKTIKVSLPRPRDHSILLTPEFIAMKKEIVDMIWEESKKAAEEVSVLDV, via the coding sequence ATGCTGTCGGTAGAAGGAGTAAGCAAGGTATTCTTAGCGGGAGGCAGGCAGGTTGTTGCCTTAGAAGATATCAACCTCGGGATCGAGCCCCAGGAATTTGCGGTTATCGTCGGTCCTAGCGGGTGCGGTAAAACTACTCTGCTCCGCATGGTGGCCGGGCTGGAGAAACCTACTTCCGGCACTATCACGCTGCACGGGCGTCCCATTAGTGGACCCGGAGCCGACCGGGGGATGGTCTTTCAGGCTTACACCTTGTTCCCGTGGCTTACAGTAGAAGATAACGTGGCCTTTGGGCCCAGGCTGCGCAGGATTCCCGAAAAACAAGTGGAATCAATAGTCGACCATTATCTTCAAGTTACTGGTTTGCTTGAATTTAGAAGACTCTATCCTAAGGCGCTCTCGGGAGGTATGAAGCAGAGGGTGGCAATTGCCAGGGCCATGGCCAACGAGCCGGACATCTTATTAATGGACGAGCCGTTTGGTGCATTAGATGCCCAGACCCGTGTGGTCATGCAGGAGCTGCTCCTGAGAGTCTGGGAGGAAGACCACAAGACGGTGTTGTTCATCACCCACGACATCGACGAGGCTATTTTCTTGGCTGATACTATTCACGTTATGACGCGGCAGCCGGGTACCATAAAGAAAACGATTAAGGTTTCTCTGCCTCGTCCGCGCGATCACAGCATCCTTTTGACTCCCGAGTTCATAGCCATGAAAAAAGAGATAGTGGACATGATATGGGAAGAGAGTAAAAAAGCGGCCGAAGAAGTGTCAGTTCTCGATGTTTAG
- the cas6 gene encoding CRISPR-associated endoribonuclease Cas6 — MRLHVIFSSDGPIKLPWNYLHLLHGYLYAAITRTYPDVGVFLHEQGFVVEDHKYKMLVFSRLFPKKAAGIDDGLILQPPFHWWVSSPLSPAMEALAATMLKEGTALIGGVELRIKKIEAEPVPEFTGRVLCEMISPLIASTGIVRNRKLHKRFLLPSEPDFWRVVEDNLRRKAVALGLSVVHTDEMKFEVIGNWKSRLFEAQGTWVRGYEGSFIIMGAEKLFALAYEAGLGERNSQGFGMFRVVEQKGKEGTKQGKKC; from the coding sequence ATGAGGTTGCACGTAATCTTTAGTTCTGATGGTCCTATTAAGCTGCCCTGGAACTACTTGCACCTATTGCACGGATACTTGTATGCAGCCATTACCAGGACCTATCCAGACGTTGGGGTATTTTTACACGAGCAGGGTTTTGTAGTGGAGGATCACAAGTACAAGATGTTGGTTTTTTCCCGCTTGTTTCCTAAAAAGGCGGCTGGGATAGACGATGGTCTGATTCTGCAACCGCCCTTTCACTGGTGGGTATCTTCACCATTGAGCCCTGCGATGGAAGCATTGGCTGCCACTATGCTGAAGGAAGGGACAGCACTGATAGGCGGCGTGGAGTTGAGGATAAAAAAAATCGAGGCAGAGCCCGTTCCAGAATTTACAGGACGAGTATTATGCGAGATGATTTCGCCTTTGATTGCCTCCACCGGTATTGTTAGGAATAGGAAATTGCACAAGCGGTTTTTGTTGCCTTCGGAGCCTGATTTCTGGAGGGTGGTGGAGGATAACCTGAGGCGTAAAGCAGTCGCACTAGGATTATCAGTTGTGCATACGGATGAAATGAAGTTTGAGGTTATTGGAAACTGGAAATCCCGGCTTTTCGAAGCTCAAGGCACCTGGGTTCGTGGATATGAAGGAAGTTTTATCATCATGGGAGCAGAAAAACTGTTCGCACTCGCGTACGAGGCTGGCCTGGGGGAACGTAACAGCCAGGGATTTGGCATGTTCCGAGTTGTTGAGCAGAAAGGCAAGGAGGGAACGAAGCAGGGTAAGAAGTGTTAA
- a CDS encoding helix-turn-helix transcriptional regulator, translating to MQNRLRALREERGLTQEDLASMVDVSRQTIISLEHGRYNPSIILAHKLARVFGLTIEEVFIFEEREEEEK from the coding sequence ATGCAAAACCGTTTGCGAGCCCTGAGAGAAGAAAGAGGCCTGACCCAGGAGGATCTGGCATCCATGGTTGATGTCTCGCGCCAGACCATCATTTCTCTGGAGCACGGTCGGTATAATCCTTCAATTATCCTCGCACATAAACTAGCCCGGGTATTCGGCTTGACTATCGAGGAAGTGTTTATTTTTGAGGAGAGAGAGGAGGAAGAGAAATGA
- a CDS encoding DUF6431 domain-containing protein gives MKREFFVRSEEQVFCPCCKGRLKVIGSRERKYVNAQGQKICLVIRRMRCADCKRIHHELPYLVFVNRKVDPRAREKVDHLR, from the coding sequence CTGAAAAGGGAGTTTTTTGTCAGGAGCGAGGAGCAGGTTTTTTGTCCGTGTTGTAAAGGGCGGTTGAAGGTAATCGGCAGCAGGGAACGAAAGTATGTTAACGCTCAAGGGCAAAAGATTTGTCTGGTCATCCGCAGAATGCGATGTGCCGATTGTAAACGGATCCATCACGAACTTCCATATCTTGTCTTTGTCAATCGAAAAGTTGACCCCCGTGCTCGTGAAAAAGTTGACCACCTGAGGTAA
- a CDS encoding methyltransferase: MRDDAKLSSFKAYLVPVIIMVVMGLVLFLPAGSLKYWEAWIWWSIISAMTLFIAAYFLKRNPELLSRRMKVKEKEPQPAIIRFLSFLSLFAFLVPGFDYRYHWSAVPVWIVILANALVFLGYLFIFLVFKENSYASTVIQVEKEQPVITTGPYAVVRHPMYTGLLIIQLFTPLALGSYWALIFSLLFVPMIMFRIKKEEEELLLRDLPGYADYANTIRYRLVPYVW; encoded by the coding sequence ATGCGAGATGACGCTAAATTGTCCTCATTTAAGGCTTATCTGGTGCCTGTAATAATCATGGTTGTGATGGGTCTTGTGCTATTTCTTCCGGCAGGATCGTTGAAGTATTGGGAAGCATGGATTTGGTGGTCGATAATTTCAGCGATGACACTCTTTATTGCCGCCTATTTCTTGAAAAGGAATCCTGAGCTCTTATCAAGACGAATGAAGGTCAAAGAAAAAGAACCACAGCCCGCTATCATACGTTTCTTATCATTCTTATCTCTGTTCGCCTTCTTGGTTCCAGGCTTTGATTACCGATATCACTGGTCGGCAGTGCCGGTTTGGATTGTTATCCTCGCCAATGCCTTGGTCTTTTTGGGATATTTGTTCATTTTCTTAGTATTTAAAGAAAACAGTTATGCTTCGACGGTCATCCAGGTAGAAAAAGAACAACCGGTTATTACAACCGGTCCCTACGCTGTTGTTCGTCATCCCATGTATACCGGGTTGTTGATAATCCAGTTGTTTACTCCTCTAGCCCTCGGTTCCTATTGGGCATTGATATTCTCTCTCCTTTTCGTACCCATGATTATGTTCAGGATTAAGAAAGAAGAAGAAGAATTGCTGTTGCGCGATCTTCCCGGCTACGCTGATTACGCTAATACGATAAGATATCGCTTGGTTCCGTATGTTTGGTAA
- a CDS encoding ABC transporter substrate-binding protein, translating to MVFFRKRKLLLTSLLVFVLALFIGGCSSKPATEKKDEPVKFKIGHCTWVGYGPLYIAKEKGFFQKYNIDPEMVIIEDESQYAAALAANQIQALGNVVDRDVIHYANGVNAKFVCGMDQSFGGDGIIASADIKTVKDLEGKTVGLDKASTSYFFFLAVLDKYGVDESKIQIQEMTAGDAGAAFVAGKLDAAVVWEPWLTKASQREGGHVLISSRDFPGYIVDVISVRQDFIDQHPDAVLGLVKAWNEAVDYYREHPEEGNSIMAKALSLSEEEIADMAKGVQFMGTQENKKFFDPNEPNNIYYITELASRFWTEKGVLKTKVDPKDVIVSRFVEEAAR from the coding sequence ATGGTTTTTTTCAGGAAAAGAAAGTTGTTGCTGACGAGTTTGCTGGTTTTTGTGCTAGCTCTGTTCATTGGGGGATGCAGTTCCAAACCGGCGACGGAAAAAAAAGACGAACCGGTGAAGTTTAAGATAGGTCACTGTACCTGGGTGGGTTACGGTCCTCTGTACATAGCCAAGGAAAAGGGATTCTTCCAGAAGTACAATATTGATCCGGAAATGGTAATCATCGAAGACGAATCCCAATACGCGGCGGCGCTCGCAGCTAACCAGATTCAAGCATTAGGAAATGTTGTGGATCGTGATGTTATTCATTACGCCAACGGGGTGAACGCAAAGTTCGTCTGCGGGATGGACCAGTCTTTTGGAGGGGACGGAATCATTGCGTCAGCCGATATAAAGACGGTAAAGGACCTAGAAGGGAAAACGGTAGGGCTGGACAAGGCTTCGACCAGTTATTTCTTCTTCCTGGCTGTTCTCGACAAATATGGAGTGGACGAAAGCAAAATACAGATTCAAGAGATGACCGCAGGAGATGCGGGAGCAGCTTTCGTGGCTGGAAAATTGGATGCTGCCGTGGTCTGGGAGCCGTGGCTGACCAAGGCCAGCCAGCGAGAGGGCGGACATGTATTGATTTCCAGCCGCGATTTCCCCGGCTATATAGTGGACGTAATCTCTGTGCGGCAGGACTTTATCGACCAGCACCCGGATGCCGTTTTGGGCTTGGTAAAGGCCTGGAACGAAGCTGTCGACTATTACCGTGAACACCCTGAGGAAGGCAACAGCATCATGGCTAAGGCTCTTTCCCTATCGGAAGAGGAGATCGCTGACATGGCCAAAGGCGTGCAGTTCATGGGTACCCAGGAAAACAAGAAGTTCTTTGATCCGAACGAACCGAACAACATCTATTACATTACCGAACTGGCTTCCCGGTTCTGGACGGAGAAGGGCGTCCTTAAGACCAAGGTAGACCCCAAAGATGTAATCGTCTCCCGGTTTGTTGAGGAAGCTGCCCGGTAA
- a CDS encoding polyprenyl synthetase family protein encodes MIASTATERVQKRLKEVLSGGQAQLEEVLMGPLQGLGKMLRPRLVLLSRGLLGPIEDLTVDVAVAVECIHNASLIHDDIIDAAVLRRGAPTINHLYGPKIAVLVGDHYFAAAFGLLTRHNLKHIMRELSDAIQDMCKGEIYQDLNLFNPYITEDDYWTSIFGKTASLFSAACRCGVMAGGGSAREVYLMGKFGRELGYAYQVADDINDLIGDEEKMGKPAGTDLVNGVITLPVIRALKISPERELISFLILSRRIYGSDLKKVIALIEECGAFEYAACKVKAKVEKAKEVLAAFRDCPARDELIEMADSIISMLPAGLAGRIEGCVDEEEETCVACHPLPGYVVT; translated from the coding sequence TTGATAGCAAGCACAGCTACGGAGCGGGTACAAAAGAGGCTCAAAGAGGTCCTCTCCGGTGGCCAAGCCCAGTTGGAGGAGGTTCTTATGGGTCCGCTTCAGGGTTTGGGAAAGATGTTGAGGCCGAGGCTGGTCCTTCTAAGCCGGGGGCTTTTAGGGCCGATTGAGGATCTTACGGTTGACGTTGCAGTGGCGGTTGAATGCATACACAATGCCTCCCTAATTCACGATGACATCATCGACGCCGCCGTACTGCGGAGAGGGGCACCCACTATAAACCACCTCTACGGACCCAAGATCGCAGTCCTGGTAGGTGACCATTATTTCGCCGCCGCCTTTGGGTTACTGACCCGCCACAACCTCAAACACATTATGCGGGAATTGAGTGATGCGATTCAAGACATGTGCAAAGGCGAGATTTACCAAGACTTAAACCTGTTCAACCCCTATATCACTGAGGATGATTATTGGACCAGTATATTCGGCAAGACGGCCAGCCTCTTCAGTGCTGCCTGCCGCTGTGGGGTGATGGCGGGAGGGGGTAGTGCAAGGGAGGTTTACCTTATGGGCAAGTTCGGCCGGGAGTTGGGATATGCCTACCAGGTGGCAGACGACATTAACGACTTGATTGGAGACGAGGAGAAGATGGGCAAGCCAGCCGGAACGGATTTAGTCAACGGGGTGATAACCCTTCCGGTCATTAGAGCCCTCAAGATATCGCCTGAAAGGGAACTGATTTCGTTTCTTATTCTCTCACGCCGGATTTACGGTTCTGACCTCAAGAAGGTAATAGCCCTGATTGAAGAATGCGGAGCCTTTGAGTACGCGGCCTGCAAAGTCAAAGCCAAGGTAGAGAAGGCCAAAGAGGTTTTAGCTGCGTTCAGGGATTGCCCTGCCCGTGACGAACTTATAGAGATGGCGGATTCAATAATAAGCATGTTGCCGGCCGGTTTGGCAGGGAGAATCGAGGGCTGTGTAGATGAGGAGGAAGAAACGTGCGTTGCTTGCCACCCGCTTCCTGGTTATGTCGTTACCTGA
- a CDS encoding type II TA system antitoxin MqsA family protein, with protein sequence MGYPVQKGRSHFFITELSSGYNWVTGKEGLAMRGYCPTCNSTEELAIINKKETYPVKGEKITIDARVAVCKACGTEVFVGEIEFENLENAYRIYRDRHGIVPAEEIRSLRKKTGLSQREFAKRLGWSPATVNRYENGALPSPAHNTVLKWLMEPEGFREIMGEAEGEKREELNLAEVWIEKLASIGPSIETGFKRFMAEKLFNMLVFFTIDNPLSKTALMKHLWFSDFRCFRETSTSISGALYAALPHGPALHKWEVLLGIAQDRGFVNIEVEYLGEFEVEMVRAAREFDGSVFTPTEIEIMGEVKSEFQGLSARELSEISHKEEAWKKTPVGTIISYEYALQMH encoded by the coding sequence ATGGGTTATCCGGTCCAAAAGGGCCGCAGTCATTTTTTCATCACCGAATTGTCTTCGGGTTATAATTGGGTTACCGGAAAAGAGGGACTCGCGATGAGGGGATATTGTCCGACCTGCAACAGCACTGAAGAACTCGCAATAATAAACAAAAAAGAAACCTACCCGGTAAAAGGAGAAAAAATTACGATCGATGCCCGCGTTGCCGTATGCAAAGCGTGCGGCACTGAAGTATTCGTCGGCGAGATCGAGTTCGAAAACCTGGAAAACGCTTACCGCATATACCGGGACAGACATGGAATTGTTCCTGCTGAGGAGATTAGGAGCTTGAGAAAAAAAACCGGACTGTCGCAGAGGGAGTTTGCAAAACGTCTGGGCTGGAGTCCGGCAACCGTTAACCGTTATGAAAACGGAGCTCTGCCTTCTCCTGCTCACAACACGGTATTGAAATGGTTAATGGAACCGGAAGGCTTCCGGGAGATTATGGGAGAAGCCGAAGGAGAGAAGAGAGAAGAACTGAACCTTGCCGAGGTCTGGATTGAAAAGCTGGCGTCGATCGGGCCGAGTATAGAAACCGGCTTTAAAAGATTCATGGCGGAAAAACTATTCAACATGTTGGTGTTTTTTACGATAGATAATCCGTTATCCAAAACGGCTTTGATGAAACATTTGTGGTTTTCGGACTTCAGGTGCTTCCGCGAAACGTCAACGTCGATCAGCGGAGCTCTGTATGCCGCTCTCCCGCACGGACCCGCATTGCACAAATGGGAGGTACTTCTCGGAATAGCTCAAGACCGGGGTTTTGTAAATATCGAAGTGGAGTATCTTGGCGAATTCGAAGTGGAAATGGTAAGAGCGGCGAGGGAGTTCGACGGGTCTGTATTCACACCCACCGAGATCGAAATAATGGGAGAGGTCAAGTCGGAATTCCAGGGGCTCAGCGCCCGAGAGCTTTCGGAGATTTCCCATAAGGAAGAAGCGTGGAAGAAAACCCCGGTAGGGACCATCATTTCGTACGAATACGCCCTGCAAATGCATTAG
- a CDS encoding stalk domain-containing protein, which yields MYRARRSEPSASPTMYLLALILTLTTVILVLIPARASPADSVTAGSAKVKISGGIRNVQMVSVDLKDPSVRIEAALAQNRVGSVENLADMAMRKQSPDTEVLAAINGTFFHAYGEPPTPWGTIQTEGKFVHIGNTGTCIGFTADNKVRMDNLYVSIDGYLEDSGDWVNNWYAWNINHSYEDSSSIVIYTPEYGTRTPDHDLTSIVVENGTVREVVGGAARIPANGFTVVTGNNVIISRFTPGKKAEYRLEFSRARSGEPVDWEGVYTTIGAGPRLLKNGTICVAPEAEGFTEAKITANRGQRSFIGVRNDQVLIVGTVPNVTVYELAEIALSLGLCDAMNLDGGASSGLWYRGKYLTTPGRLLSNALVVTKKTGLERVSTNVQVVVNGKKLSCNPAPRIESSRVMLPMRVLFEAVGAEVTWNEKLKSVVAEKGDKNIILRLNSFKAEINGKTVDLDVPPRVTEGRVFVPLRFVGEALEAEVEWRAKEGAVYLWTVPEAG from the coding sequence TTGTACAGGGCTAGGAGAAGTGAACCGTCTGCATCTCCAACTATGTATTTACTGGCTTTGATTCTTACCCTGACTACGGTCATCTTAGTTCTCATTCCTGCCAGGGCTTCCCCAGCAGACAGTGTTACAGCAGGTAGCGCAAAGGTAAAGATTTCTGGTGGAATTCGAAATGTACAGATGGTTTCGGTCGACCTTAAGGATCCTTCGGTAAGAATCGAGGCAGCGTTGGCGCAGAATAGGGTCGGATCCGTAGAGAACCTGGCTGACATGGCGATGCGTAAGCAATCACCGGACACCGAAGTACTGGCTGCGATCAACGGGACTTTCTTTCACGCGTATGGGGAACCCCCTACCCCATGGGGAACTATCCAGACAGAAGGCAAGTTTGTTCACATAGGTAATACCGGAACGTGCATCGGATTCACTGCGGATAACAAGGTACGCATGGATAATCTATATGTTTCCATAGATGGATATTTAGAGGACAGCGGAGACTGGGTTAACAACTGGTACGCATGGAACATTAACCATTCGTATGAGGACAGCAGTTCAATTGTGATATACACCCCTGAATACGGAACTAGGACACCGGATCATGACCTGACATCGATAGTCGTAGAAAACGGCACTGTAAGAGAAGTTGTCGGGGGAGCGGCGAGGATTCCTGCAAACGGGTTCACCGTGGTCACCGGCAATAATGTCATAATATCCCGATTTACTCCGGGCAAAAAAGCGGAATACAGGTTGGAGTTCAGCAGGGCCCGTAGTGGGGAGCCAGTCGACTGGGAAGGCGTATACACCACTATTGGCGCCGGACCGCGATTATTAAAGAATGGAACGATATGCGTAGCTCCGGAAGCTGAAGGTTTTACCGAGGCCAAGATTACCGCGAATCGGGGACAAAGGAGTTTCATAGGTGTCAGGAACGATCAGGTTCTTATAGTGGGGACTGTGCCGAACGTTACTGTCTATGAGCTTGCCGAGATCGCTCTTTCGCTCGGATTGTGCGACGCCATGAACCTGGACGGCGGGGCGTCTTCAGGGTTGTGGTACAGGGGTAAGTATTTGACAACGCCGGGACGATTGCTGAGCAATGCCCTGGTTGTTACGAAAAAAACGGGGTTGGAGCGTGTCTCGACCAATGTTCAAGTTGTCGTGAATGGCAAGAAATTGTCCTGCAACCCTGCTCCTCGCATCGAGAGTTCTAGGGTCATGCTGCCTATGCGGGTTCTGTTTGAAGCGGTAGGGGCTGAGGTCACCTGGAACGAGAAACTAAAAAGCGTCGTAGCGGAAAAAGGAGACAAGAACATCATCCTAAGACTCAACTCTTTTAAGGCAGAGATCAACGGCAAGACAGTTGATTTGGATGTCCCCCCTAGAGTTACCGAAGGGAGGGTGTTTGTTCCCCTGCGCTTCGTGGGCGAGGCTTTGGAGGCTGAGGTGGAATGGAGGGCAAAAGAAGGAGCCGTCTATCTCTGGACCGTACCCGAAGCGGGGTAA
- a CDS encoding ABC transporter permease — translation MEANKDSFSRFSSMEPRTYMMLSVIVILGAWCVLSFSGRVNPIYLPSPAAVAKAFVSLQEEGVLIPYTLVSLYRVLAGFLVAAVLAIPLGIVMATSRKAEAFFEPFIDFVRYLPVTALIPLMILYFGIGDFEKVAVIFVGTFFQLVLMVQDTVSTVPKELLHAAYTLGTKGRAVYTKVLLPASLPGIMDNLRICMGWAWTYLVVAELVAANSGLGFMILRSQRFLQTDRIFVGLLVIGGLGVVTDFAFKALSKALFPWWERLGS, via the coding sequence ATGGAAGCAAACAAGGACTCGTTTTCCAGGTTTTCCAGCATGGAACCGCGCACTTACATGATGTTGTCGGTAATCGTGATATTAGGGGCCTGGTGTGTACTGTCTTTCAGCGGACGGGTTAACCCGATCTATCTTCCATCGCCGGCGGCTGTAGCTAAGGCCTTTGTCTCGCTGCAGGAGGAAGGGGTATTGATTCCCTATACTCTGGTCAGCTTATATCGGGTTTTGGCGGGTTTTCTGGTTGCCGCGGTTTTAGCCATTCCTTTAGGGATCGTCATGGCTACCAGCAGGAAGGCGGAGGCTTTTTTTGAACCGTTTATCGATTTTGTCCGTTACTTGCCGGTAACCGCGTTGATTCCCTTGATGATCCTTTATTTCGGGATTGGGGACTTTGAGAAGGTGGCCGTAATCTTCGTGGGGACGTTCTTTCAACTGGTGTTGATGGTGCAGGACACCGTTTCTACCGTGCCCAAGGAGTTGTTGCATGCGGCCTACACTTTGGGGACCAAAGGAAGGGCAGTCTATACCAAGGTGCTCTTACCTGCTTCACTTCCGGGAATAATGGACAACCTGCGGATATGTATGGGTTGGGCGTGGACCTACCTGGTTGTGGCAGAGCTGGTTGCGGCCAACTCGGGCCTGGGGTTCATGATATTGAGATCGCAGCGTTTTTTGCAGACGGATCGGATATTCGTGGGACTTTTGGTTATTGGCGGCCTGGGGGTTGTAACTGACTTTGCCTTCAAGGCCCTGTCGAAGGCCCTGTTTCCTTGGTGGGAAAGGTTGGGGAGTTAG
- a CDS encoding tetraprenyl-beta-curcumene synthase family protein, which yields MRCLPPASWLCRYLKEVLPLVDKELLVWREKADNIEDESLRHQALDSLEAKAFHCYGGAVMSLLGPKERLEDLVALIVAFQTISDYLDNLCDRAGIVDEVAFTRLHQAIVVALAPEAPLVDFYEHYADAEEKCYLPALVRACQKIAASLPRLELVRDRLIELVRYYSNLQVLKHLPVGQRQERLEAYIKKEVPDQYGLAWWELAAATGSTLGVFGLMALAAHPDCAPAWAEGLYHAYFPWICGLHILLDYLIDQEEDKLGGDLNFVSYYRDENQKWEALRLFVGSSLQAASGLRTPSFHRLVVTGLLAMYLSDPKVRKLGYTPSALRLMKTAGQGTLLLYRICQLVRRAKQV from the coding sequence GTGCGTTGCTTGCCACCCGCTTCCTGGTTATGTCGTTACCTGAAAGAGGTCTTGCCGCTGGTTGACAAGGAACTCCTGGTTTGGCGAGAAAAAGCCGACAATATAGAGGATGAGTCCTTAAGGCATCAAGCCCTGGACAGCCTCGAAGCGAAAGCTTTCCATTGTTACGGGGGAGCCGTGATGTCCCTCCTAGGCCCCAAGGAGCGACTTGAGGACCTGGTAGCTCTCATCGTTGCCTTCCAAACCATATCTGATTACCTGGACAACCTGTGCGACCGGGCTGGCATTGTCGATGAGGTCGCCTTTACCCGACTGCATCAGGCAATAGTGGTGGCCCTCGCTCCTGAGGCCCCGCTAGTGGATTTTTACGAGCATTACGCGGACGCGGAGGAAAAATGTTACCTTCCTGCTTTGGTTAGGGCGTGCCAGAAAATCGCGGCTTCCCTGCCGCGGCTCGAGTTGGTGCGGGACCGTTTAATCGAGCTTGTGAGGTATTACTCGAACCTGCAGGTCTTGAAACACCTGCCGGTCGGACAACGCCAGGAACGCCTTGAGGCTTATATCAAGAAGGAGGTACCTGATCAGTACGGGCTGGCATGGTGGGAACTGGCAGCGGCTACCGGCTCAACCCTCGGCGTGTTTGGGCTTATGGCTCTAGCGGCCCATCCGGACTGTGCCCCTGCTTGGGCTGAGGGGCTCTACCACGCCTATTTCCCCTGGATCTGCGGTCTGCACATCCTCCTCGACTACTTGATCGACCAGGAGGAAGACAAGCTGGGAGGTGACCTCAATTTTGTTTCCTACTACCGCGATGAAAACCAAAAATGGGAGGCTCTGCGGTTGTTCGTTGGCAGTTCGCTCCAGGCGGCGTCGGGGCTCAGGACGCCTTCCTTTCACCGCCTCGTAGTTACCGGCCTATTGGCCATGTATCTGAGCGATCCCAAGGTCAGAAAGCTCGGGTACACGCCCTCGGCCCTGAGGCTTATGAAGACGGCGGGCCAAGGCACATTACTCCTTTATCGCATCTGCCAGCTGGTGCGCCGAGCCAAGCAGGTATAA